In Juglans regia cultivar Chandler chromosome 13, Walnut 2.0, whole genome shotgun sequence, the DNA window tattatattataccaTCTATCACATACTACTTAGGtaataatgctatatatttaGTACTGTTGAGTGTGAAATGGTTTCCAGCCCAGACCATCTAATAATCTATCGCAAGTCGGATTATTAGCTACTTTGATCTGGGCTCGTCATGATGTGATTCAAaaaccaaattaacaaatataataataaaagttaaataattcATGCTCAGTTTGATCATACTCCACTCATAACGAAAACAATTTTATTCATCACCATATTCATATAGTTCAGGCACCAAATAAAGCATAAAGCAAACGGAATACAAACCCTACTTTCCATGTTCAACATGaaagtaagttttatttttttcagagcAACACAAAACTGGAGAAGATTCAACCAAAAACTAAGTTGCTCATTGGAATTACTACTTAATGCCTAGGTGGAGCCCCGGGCAGAAGCTTGAGGAACTCTATAAACCTATCAGTCTCGGGAATAAGACCGTCAACAGCGGGATCAGAGCAAAAGCTATCCATCCATTTTGCGAGTGCAGGATGCTTTACTTCGTCGAAAAGCTTGACACCAACGATCTTCTCCAAAGCTCTCAGCCAGGCCAAGGTGCACCCAAAGGCAATATCAAGGTACCCGACTCGCTCTCCCCCAAAGAAAGCGTTCCCTTTGCTACACTGGTGAAAGGCTCCATCCAACACCTCAAAACTTTTACCCACTGCTTCCACCGCCGCTGCCAACTGCTCTCCTTGTGTAACCCTAACGAGTTTCAAGGACGGGAAAAACTGCATGCACAcccatttgaaattaattataaattggtATACcgattaaagaaaagaaaaataaacaaacacgAAATGCTAGCTAGTACGTctctataaataataactatcatcatcatcattacaaAAGTTCAAACTAATGCATTATCAGACAACGATGTTTCACCAGCCACTTGCCCGTGCTGTAACCATCCAATTATGTAGAGAGGTGTATGAAATACCCAACACATAAGCACGAGCAActaaactaaattaaaataaccAAAGAATGTAGGATTAACGGGAcgtaataacaaaaaatatctcacCTTTTCATCAACGTAGGCAGCCCAAAATCGTTCAAGAGCACGATCCAGGGGATCGGCAGGGAGGATGGAAGGACCAGAGCTCCAGACCTCGTCAATGTATTGGACAATGATGAGAGACTCGGGGAGCGGCTTGCCGTCGTGGAGAAGAACAGGGAATTTCTTGTGGACAGGGTTGGATTGGAGAAGAAGGTCACTCTTTTTCCCGAGCACCTCTTCGAGATGCTCatactcaacattttttatgttaaagGCAATCCTAACTCTCGTGGTAAATGCGCTTGCCCATGAACCAATAAGCTTGATATCACTCTTCCCCATGACTAACTAGTACTTCAAGTTCACTCTCGGAAATATTACCAAATCACAGATATTGCAAGGTGGTTCTCTGGGATTGTGGGAGTTAAGTGACTGAGCGACTGAGGTTTAAATAGTGCATGAAATCAGGGTTCAAAAGTTGGTTGCGAGTTTGGTAGCTAGGCACCGAGGCAGGCACGTGAAGAGATTAATTAGGTGCATGGTATGAACGTTGAGGGGTAGATGGTCAATTATATAGGAACCGGAGTCTACCGGCCGTGCTTTATTTTATTGATCCTGTCATAGCCCAGTTTTCGGAGTAAGGATATCTGTAACTTCCAATTTCGGGCACACATTTCTACGCGGCGTATAGCTGAAAGAATATTGCTGCATTCTTCATGAATTATATCGCATAATGGCTGCCTTCACCTGGTTTAAAAAGGCAATTCCAGatcttaattaaaatagagaTCATTAATTTAAGGGCATTTAAACTACTTAGAAAGGCAGAGAGCTATTATGCATATCGCATATATATAAAGCAAGACTTACATGATTTAATCGGTTGAatgatagctagctagctagcattaatataaatgatataAGCTTACATGCACTGCCCACTTTCTTCTTGGAAATGCTATCATACGAATATCAATCATTAATAATTCTGGGATCGTTTGgtgacaaatatatattttgtaagatTAATGCTGCATTCTGTCTTGCACTGCTAATATTAACCATTAGTACTACATACAGTTGTAAGTAGCAACTTATAGTGTTAATATTTAAGTCTAGCTAGGTCGAAGCTAGGAAGAATAGCTTGTGAACTCTTGTGGccattttaaaactaaataaaaaaaccatttagtttaatatatagtaaatcGCCACATATACCGTTCGTTgatatgcatacatacattaaCGCGGGCTACATGCAAGAAACCACGTACGCGATTgtctaatatataaaatataaagaaagaaatacgTGGGTGCGTATATATTGGGCCGTGGAATTGCCTGTTCAAAGATACTCTGATCACATggaacttttttgttttatcttacTCCGAAAAATATGctgctttcattatatatacaGCTCCCCTTAATTGCTCTGGTTGTAGAGGACTAGGATATCACTATAGTaccttctcttcctttctccaATCACTCCAAGACCCTCTTTTTTCTTAGCTTACCTAcccttcccttttctttttcttgtacaAGTTGTACCTACCTCCCGttactatcatttttttattattattatatgataaaatcTAAGAGCATCTCTTCTGTAGCTTTTACGTACTTTCTAGCAAATAATGCGTGTATATAAATCATGGAAGcattgaataatatatatatatatatatatatatatttaaagtagGCAATGAATCAAATATTTAGACAGCTTGCATGTGTTCATTGTCAAACTAAGAAAGACATGATAACCAAAAGAAATAGTAATTTGCTACTTTTTTAATCCATCCAATGGACTAATATTGATTATGGTTTGAGGCCACACAATTGGTAGGAGCATTacaattggtttttttttttattcgttcTTTAGAAATCTCGACATCCATTATCTCTTGTTCTACACTCAGGCTAGGAATGCAATAAGATAGAATGATAGCTAGGTTCGGCAATCAATATCTTTGGCAGCAACCAAAGAACATATGATGCTAGCTGCTGCATTAATGGCATGTGGGGAGGGAGAATCTTGAAGAGTTGGCATTCGATCGAGGAAGCCATTGGTGTCATATGTATGGACGTCGTTGGAATCGTGATTTCGCTGTGACAACTGAGACTCGAGGATAAATTGAGCAGCAATTGAGACACAAGTACTAGTCGATCTAATGGTGTCAGTTTCGGATTTGTTTGAAACGTTGGTAGCCAAAGAGTGTAGTGGGGTGGTGTTTGAATGGTAGGTAGTTCGAAAGCAATAGCCtgagacttttttttatctagaagaaaaaactaacaaaatatcACAGTAGTTAACTACCGGACAAGAAGGGGATAGGAAGAGGTAAATGAGAAGGGGAACGAGGACTTCGATCGTTAGGAGGAGAGGATTTTGAATGTTGGGTTGAATTTTGACAGTAAAGAGGGATCCATTGTTTCATGCTGTTGTGAGACGATTTTGGGGATCAGCTCCATCGCCTCAGCTTTGGACATGGGAGGGTATGAGTTTTTAGGAAAACCAAAAGCAAGTAAGATAGGTAGTACTAGACGGAGCTGGAACTGTAGCAAATGGCAGCGTACGTGCAGGGTTCACTTATTGATATAAAGTAGATTGTAGAGTTCCCTAAAGGGTATAGATGGTAGCTTGACTAGTATTAGTGGTGATAAGTGGAGGGAGACggaaggaaagaaataagaagaagaaaagaaaatgatatggTTGCCTTGTGGAGGGGAGAAGGGAAAGAGCTATAGCTCCTAATATTCCTTCATTCATAAAGGGCCGGTATTAGAAAAGATGTGTCAAGTATTAGACCCAATTAAACATCAACCACCACAAATATATTTTCGGACCACTTACCAAATGAAGATACGCTCTCTGTGGAAACCACTACACATGCaacaactaatatatatatatatatatatatatatatatatataacttgctagacacgtttgccctgtattaAATTGTTCTAAAATGTAAACATATAGTATAGAAGAaaagaatttaatgataaggtctatgagGATAATATAAACTATTCTAATTAGAAACTACTAATTCAAATAACGATaagtttaaacaaactataggATTAAACAAGTTTGGAAGACAAACTAATTCAAAGTacagtttgttttttaaacGACTAATTAGTTAGTTTACTCAAAAACCGAACATATTAATTTATCCTTAAAGCAAAAAACCTACCGATAGATTATTTTAGCTCAATGTTAACTCCCAAAGAAGTCACCTAAGAAAGTCTATACCACCTAAGAAACTGCACATAACGTGCAGTAAATAGAAACTATTAAGTATCAATTATCTCAAATTTTCTCAGCTATTAAacagaaaagaacaaaacattaTTAAACAGATTTTTGTATTCGAGAATGCTAAGAAGGAAGTTTGGAGACTGTGTGgtcaaagaaaaaatagttgTTTGGACCCATCGTTGAAATGAAAATACTTCCAAGAAAATCCTTATagaacatgataaaatatttttaatttactatAAGCATTCCTGTACACCATAGAAAAATACACATGTTACATTATTTGTCGTATGTATATTCAgttttacccaaaaaaaaaaaaaaagaattgagtattatttattaataacaaataattagatattttttaaacatatattatttttttaaagtgatttgatttttaaattttttttttcttcactgtCTGTTTCGCCCGATCCATCAGCATGGCTCTGTTTCGTTCAGCCCAGCCTGGCGCCGCTGTGCGCCGgccagcctcaccgccaccatcGCCGAGTGCCTCTCAAGCCGAAGACCAACCGGGGCGCCACcgatgtcccccacgcgcagcccaaTGTGTCCGCCgcggaaacccatccgaaatgggtttatcccatttctctcaaccggcaccgccgtacgtggccaccTACCGTCACGAACACCACAGGGGACTCCCCCTCACGCAGGCGAATAATCCAACCACCACTGATGCCCCCCACGCGCAGCCTTATGTGTCCCCCTcggaaacccatccgaaatgggtttctcccatttctctcaacccgcgcagccgtacgcggccacccaggccaccgcacGTCGACCACTTCACACCGGCGtccaccacttcacaccggCGACAATATCTAccagacccagccaccacgCACACGGGCATTCGCACACACACgacaactctctctcttcctctcttcaagccaaaaagaaatgaagaagaaacgaagaagaaacaaaacagaGTGCGAAGTGctgtgaaaaaaaacaaatctcaaacagcaaggaaaaaaaacagagatgcaaaaataaatcgaaaaaacaaaacagagattGAAGAGAATTGCATATGCATACTAACGGTGAGAACAAATCTCAAATAGcacggaatttttttttcttcctccagtTGATTCTGAAAATTGTTCTGCAGATGGTGGAAAAGCAAGAGACGTCGCATTTCATCTCTTGTATGAAGAGGCCAGATATTTGAACTGTCGCACCACGAAAAAGATCAATGCTAAAATGTTTCTAACTCAATGAAGAAGAGTAAAATCCtgactaaaaagaaagaaatttcgTTGAAgccaacaagaaaataaaaagaggacGCTGGACAGAGATAGGAGGAGAAGAactattcattactgtagatcttatacatgcttttaagtataggcaggatataatttttttaaagaaagagtCAGAATCatatattcaattaatttaattgaaaagacaCTTCTAGAGACTCGAACTAATACCTCCCTTCTCAAGGGAGGCGCTGGCGCCGGCCACTAGGCTaggcgcgcgcgcgcgcgcacacatatatatatatatatatatacacaatcaCTAGAAGGATATCTTGCAGATTGCTCATCAACATATATGAGAACCTCCTATCATGCAACAACTAGCTGCATTAAGTAACCAAGATTAGTCAATTAAGTATCTCTTGTATTGGCAATTACCATGCCTCTTCCAACACGAGTGAACCTACATCTTCCTTTGATTGGTCCAACCAAAATAATAAAGGGTGGTGCTACTCCCACATAGGGAATCCACTGAAACATTCAACGAATAGgcaattttgtttttatctttttttttttcaaatattttttaaatttattaaaaattttaaaaaaagaaataaaaattataaatttattaaaaaatatttacttaataattaagtaaaaaaaattaaaaaagagaattgGTGGCCACCATCGATGACCACCATCTGTGGGTTTAGTATTTCCCAATAATAAATCTTGTGAGTCCTCTTGCAATGAAACCTGCCAAATATGTGGAAAGAAGGGCCAAGTTGCTCTTAAATATTGGAACCAATTCAATCATGCTTACCAACCCGATGATGTCCCTCAAACCTAGCTATTATGACCCTTGAGAACACTTCCCATGACAACAGGTGGAGAAAACATGTGTCATTAATGGAAGGTCAGTGGAAAAAACAGGAGGTTGAGGCATGAAGGGTTCGATTCAAATCTGGAACAATattattggaagaaaaatgttcaaccataaaaattattttggataaataaaaACTAGGTTAaggaaaaatgtgaaaaatctattttctcatGAGAACTTGATGGGTAAGgacatcatttttaaaaaaacaaattcagaattttcaaatttttagaaaatctcATGTGGCAAAAATTTCAAAGCTAGCATCGTAACTCTACAACACTAGCTTGTCTGGATCCGAGCAGCTCTAATTATTCATCCCTCTACAATTTCAATTAAGAAAACATTTTCTAGGTATACTGGTTATTGTGATCCTTTTTAATGATACCAAAAGGAGGAGAAGTTTAAAATCGAATACTATCTTATTTATgtttttgatatatgaatatcTGCTAATACTtgatttgttttaacttttcttgaacattaatatatatatatatatatatttata includes these proteins:
- the LOC109018242 gene encoding glutathione S-transferase U17-like, whose product is MGKSDIKLIGSWASAFTTRVRIAFNIKNVEYEHLEEVLGKKSDLLLQSNPVHKKFPVLLHDGKPLPESLIIVQYIDEVWSSGPSILPADPLDRALERFWAAYVDEKFFPSLKLVRVTQGEQLAAAVEAVGKSFEVLDGAFHQCSKGNAFFGGERVGYLDIAFGCTLAWLRALEKIVGVKLFDEVKHPALAKWMDSFCSDPAVDGLIPETDRFIEFLKLLPGAPPRH